A genomic window from Mesorhizobium sp. 131-2-1 includes:
- a CDS encoding class II aldolase/adducin family protein has protein sequence MAARVDHEAAELQALRVLSASVGADPLLVQGAGGNTSLKEAGLLWIKASGTWLMNAATADIMVPVELAPLLDAVARKSPEAEKADQFTPAHLNPHRLRPSIETTVHALLPQKIVVHVHCVETIAIAVQANAETLLEERLRGLDWAFVPYRRPGLPLAQGIAERLKPRTDVLVLGNHGLVVAADTVVEANLLLRRVTGLLARTPRKAPAPDLDALIRLAMGSGYRLPIAVEAHAAATDLASCRIAASGSLYPDHVIFLGVGSVIAGPNENAAAVVARIAAAGQPAPASILFPGKGILMRRDANAGAEAMARCLADVAIRVDPAARINYLSVEQNGELLNWDAEKYRQELNRRSGTTLQ, from the coding sequence ATGGCTGCACGTGTCGATCACGAAGCCGCCGAGCTGCAGGCACTGCGCGTGCTGTCGGCCAGCGTTGGCGCGGATCCCTTGCTGGTCCAAGGCGCCGGCGGCAACACCTCGCTCAAAGAGGCAGGCCTGCTGTGGATCAAGGCCTCCGGCACCTGGCTGATGAATGCAGCCACCGCCGACATTATGGTGCCGGTGGAACTGGCGCCCCTGCTCGATGCGGTGGCCCGCAAGAGCCCGGAAGCCGAGAAGGCCGATCAATTCACCCCGGCGCATCTCAATCCGCATCGCCTGCGGCCGTCCATCGAGACCACGGTGCATGCGCTGCTGCCGCAGAAGATCGTCGTCCATGTCCATTGCGTCGAGACCATAGCCATCGCCGTGCAGGCCAATGCCGAGACCTTGCTGGAGGAGCGGCTGCGCGGCCTCGACTGGGCCTTCGTGCCCTATCGCCGCCCAGGGCTGCCGCTGGCACAGGGCATCGCCGAACGGCTGAAACCGCGCACCGATGTGCTGGTGCTTGGCAATCATGGGCTGGTCGTTGCCGCCGACACCGTCGTCGAAGCAAACCTGCTGCTGAGGCGCGTCACCGGGCTGCTCGCCCGGACGCCGCGCAAGGCGCCGGCGCCCGACCTCGACGCTCTGATCCGGCTCGCCATGGGCAGCGGCTACCGGCTCCCCATTGCTGTCGAGGCGCATGCCGCCGCCACCGATCTTGCCAGTTGCCGCATCGCCGCGTCCGGCAGTCTCTATCCGGATCATGTGATCTTCCTCGGCGTCGGATCGGTGATCGCCGGTCCGAACGAGAATGCCGCGGCTGTCGTGGCGCGGATAGCCGCAGCCGGGCAGCCGGCACCGGCCTCCATCCTCTTTCCCGGCAAGGGGATACTGATGCGCCGCGATGCCAATGCCGGCGCCGAGGCGATGGCGCGCTGCCTTGCCGATGTCGCCATCCGCGTCGATCCGGCGGCGCGCATCAACTATCTGAGTGTCGAGCAGAATGGCGAGCTCTTGAACTGGGACGCCGAGAAATACCGTCAGGAGCTCAACCGGCGCAGTGGAACCACGCTGCAATGA
- a CDS encoding glycerol-3-phosphate dehydrogenase codes for MSGDGDIVDLFVIGGGVNGAGIARDAAGRGLSVILCEKDDLAEGTSSRSGKLVHGGLRYLEYYEFRLVREALIEREVLLESAPHIIWPMRFVLPHSPDDRPAWLVRIGLFLYDHLGGRKRLPATRTLNLRSAPEGAPIKDAFKRGFEYSDCWVDDARLVVINALDAGERGAKVFTRTACTAARREDGLWVVEMRDGRIGVKTTVRARALINAAGPWVNDVVNRVAGQNSKRNVRLVKGSHIVVPKFWEGRQAYLVQNNDKRVIFINPYQNDLALIGTTDIPYDGRPEDVTADESEIDYLIKVVNRYFKRGLTRGDVVYSFSGVRPLYDDNADNPSAVTRDYIFELDAPTGQAPLLSVFGGKITTFRKLAEHALDRIQPFFPKMGKAWTSGAHLPGGDIADADFEQFLGDLGRDYPWMPASLLKHYGRLYGTRTRALVGNAGSLDQLGRRFGKDFFEREANYLFEHEWALTAADILDRRTKHALHLSAAERAAFEDWCANRLAKAG; via the coding sequence ATGAGCGGTGACGGCGACATTGTCGATCTTTTCGTCATCGGTGGCGGCGTCAACGGCGCCGGCATCGCGCGCGACGCCGCCGGCCGTGGGCTGTCCGTCATCCTGTGCGAGAAGGACGATCTCGCTGAAGGCACAAGCTCGCGTTCCGGCAAGCTGGTCCATGGTGGCCTGCGCTATCTCGAATATTACGAGTTCCGCCTGGTGCGCGAGGCGCTGATCGAGCGCGAGGTGCTGCTCGAATCCGCGCCCCACATCATCTGGCCGATGCGCTTCGTGCTGCCGCACAGTCCCGACGACCGCCCGGCCTGGCTGGTCCGCATCGGCCTGTTCCTCTACGACCATCTCGGCGGCCGCAAGCGGCTGCCGGCCACGCGCACGCTGAACTTGCGATCCGCGCCCGAGGGCGCGCCGATCAAGGATGCCTTCAAGCGCGGCTTCGAATATTCCGATTGCTGGGTCGACGATGCCCGCCTCGTCGTCATCAATGCCCTGGACGCGGGGGAGCGCGGGGCGAAGGTCTTCACCCGCACCGCCTGCACCGCCGCCCGTCGCGAGGACGGCCTATGGGTCGTCGAGATGCGCGACGGCAGGATCGGTGTGAAGACCACGGTGCGGGCAAGGGCGCTGATCAATGCCGCCGGCCCCTGGGTCAACGACGTCGTCAACCGCGTCGCCGGGCAAAATTCCAAGCGCAACGTCCGCCTGGTCAAGGGCAGCCATATCGTCGTTCCGAAATTCTGGGAAGGGCGGCAGGCCTATCTCGTCCAGAACAACGACAAGCGCGTCATCTTCATCAACCCCTATCAGAACGATCTGGCGCTGATCGGCACCACCGACATCCCCTATGACGGACGGCCGGAAGACGTGACGGCGGACGAGAGCGAGATCGATTACCTGATCAAGGTCGTCAACCGCTACTTCAAGCGCGGGCTGACGCGCGGCGACGTCGTCTACTCGTTCTCCGGCGTCAGGCCGCTTTACGACGACAACGCCGACAATCCGAGCGCGGTGACGCGCGACTACATTTTCGAGCTCGACGCGCCGACCGGGCAGGCGCCGCTGCTCTCCGTTTTCGGCGGCAAGATCACCACCTTCCGCAAGCTCGCCGAGCACGCGCTCGACCGCATCCAGCCGTTCTTTCCGAAGATGGGCAAGGCGTGGACTTCCGGTGCGCATCTGCCGGGCGGCGACATCGCCGACGCCGACTTCGAGCAGTTCCTCGGCGATCTCGGCCGCGACTATCCCTGGATGCCGGCCTCGCTGCTCAAGCATTACGGCCGGCTCTACGGCACGCGCACACGCGCCCTGGTTGGCAACGCCGGCTCGCTCGATCAGCTCGGGCGGCGCTTCGGCAAGGATTTCTTCGAACGCGAGGCGAACTACCTGTTCGAGCATGAGTGGGCGTTGACTGCTGCCGACATCCTCGACCGACGCACCAAGCACGCCCTGCATCTCTCGGCCGCGGAGCGGGCGGCCTTCGAGGACTGGTGCGCGAACCGATTGGCAAAGGCCGGCTGA
- a CDS encoding 2-hydroxyacid dehydrogenase, with product MHRKIAIIGDRFMLPEVFRTQIEKACGNSLDIRTLETAWPDEPMEFGNAALGLDKVKEYFGHPDEVVDFIGDAEILVTQLAPLSEAMMGRLPGLKLVAVSRGGPINIDMAAAKAHDIRVVNVPGRNASAVAEFTIGAILAETRLIRVGHEALRKGEWRGDLYRADRTGRELSEMTVGVIGYGNIGTKVVRLLRAFGCRVLVCDPYVQLSADDRNAGVELVPLDDLLSRSDVVTLHSRVTAETRGLINKDTMAGMKPGVIFINTARGPLVDYDALYEALVSGRIASAMLETFAVEPVPSDWLLLQLPNVTLTPHIAGASVRTVTYAAEQAAEEVRRYLAGLPPVNPC from the coding sequence ATGCACAGGAAAATTGCGATCATCGGCGACCGTTTCATGCTTCCGGAGGTTTTTCGGACGCAGATCGAGAAAGCTTGCGGCAACAGCCTCGATATCCGCACGCTGGAGACAGCATGGCCCGACGAGCCGATGGAATTCGGCAACGCCGCGCTCGGCCTCGACAAGGTGAAGGAGTATTTCGGCCACCCGGACGAGGTGGTCGATTTCATCGGTGACGCCGAGATCCTGGTCACCCAGCTCGCGCCGCTCTCCGAAGCAATGATGGGGCGCCTGCCGGGGCTTAAGCTGGTCGCCGTGTCGCGCGGCGGTCCGATCAACATCGACATGGCGGCCGCCAAGGCTCACGACATCCGTGTGGTCAACGTTCCCGGCCGCAACGCGAGCGCCGTCGCCGAGTTCACCATCGGCGCCATCCTGGCCGAGACCCGACTAATCCGCGTCGGCCACGAGGCCTTGCGCAAGGGCGAATGGCGCGGCGATCTCTACCGCGCCGACCGCACCGGCCGCGAGCTCAGCGAGATGACCGTCGGCGTCATCGGCTACGGCAATATCGGCACCAAGGTGGTGCGTCTGCTGCGCGCTTTCGGCTGCCGCGTCCTGGTCTGCGATCCCTATGTTCAGTTGAGCGCGGACGACCGCAATGCCGGCGTCGAGCTGGTGCCTCTCGATGATCTTCTGTCGCGCTCCGACGTGGTCACCCTGCATTCCCGGGTGACCGCGGAAACCCGTGGCCTGATCAACAAGGACACCATGGCCGGCATGAAGCCCGGCGTGATCTTCATCAACACGGCGCGCGGGCCGCTGGTCGATTATGACGCCCTCTACGAGGCGCTGGTCTCCGGCCGCATCGCCAGTGCCATGTTGGAGACCTTCGCCGTCGAGCCCGTGCCTTCCGACTGGCTGCTGCTTCAGCTGCCAAATGTGACGCTGACCCCGCATATCGCCGGCGCGTCGGTGCGCACCGTCACCTACGCGGCCGAGCAGGCGGCCGAGGAAGTGCGCCGCTATCTTGCCGGCCTGCCGCCGGTCAATCCGTGCTGA